In Salinibacterium sp. ZJ70, one DNA window encodes the following:
- a CDS encoding glyceraldehyde-3-phosphate dehydrogenase: MNDDVHTHHHSWLGELASAEDAIPLIGRLSREQDVIAHLFGRKIVNRSPVQLIRATRESGDLRGVELSLERIVRVLRAARDAQVQGASLDLGVILEDAPADDAALDEHIAAHLAALRLQGRGAPRDVVLYGFGRIGRLVARILVGHANGYGPRLRAIVVRRGSEDDLRKRAQLLRRDSVHGAFHGTIEIDEAAETILANGTLIQVIYADDPSTVDYPSYGITDAIVVDNTGRWRDEAGLSQHLASPGVSRVVLTAPGKSPLKNVVYGINHDTVAPEDRIVTAASCTTNAITPVLKVLDDAYGIRHGHVETVHSYTNDQNLIDNLHKGSRRGRAAALNMVLTETGAAKAVAKALPQLEGKLTGNAIRVPTPDVSMAILNLDLARDVDRDQVNDLLREQSLHGPLRTQIDYVASDEIVSSDFVGNNRAGIVDGLATIATGNHLVVYVWYDNEYGYSSQVVRLLELMAAQPSS; encoded by the coding sequence GTGAACGACGACGTGCACACACATCACCACAGCTGGCTGGGGGAGCTCGCATCCGCAGAGGATGCGATCCCGCTGATCGGGCGACTCTCGCGCGAGCAGGACGTGATCGCCCACCTCTTCGGGCGCAAGATCGTGAACCGATCTCCCGTGCAGCTCATCCGAGCGACACGGGAGTCGGGCGATCTGCGCGGCGTGGAGCTGAGCCTCGAACGGATCGTCCGCGTGCTGCGCGCGGCACGCGACGCGCAGGTGCAGGGCGCATCCCTCGACCTCGGTGTCATCCTCGAGGACGCGCCCGCTGATGATGCCGCGCTCGACGAGCACATCGCCGCCCACCTCGCGGCGCTCCGGCTGCAGGGGCGGGGCGCCCCGCGCGACGTCGTGCTGTACGGCTTCGGCCGCATCGGCCGGCTTGTCGCACGCATCCTCGTGGGGCACGCGAACGGCTACGGACCGCGACTGCGTGCGATCGTCGTGCGGCGAGGTTCGGAGGACGACCTGCGCAAGCGCGCGCAGCTGCTGCGTCGCGATTCGGTGCACGGGGCGTTCCACGGCACGATCGAGATCGACGAGGCCGCCGAGACGATCCTTGCGAACGGCACGCTCATCCAGGTGATCTACGCCGACGACCCGTCGACGGTGGACTACCCGTCGTACGGCATCACCGATGCGATCGTCGTCGACAACACGGGTCGCTGGCGAGACGAAGCCGGCCTCTCGCAGCACCTCGCCTCCCCGGGGGTCAGCCGTGTGGTGCTCACCGCCCCCGGCAAGTCCCCGCTCAAGAACGTCGTCTACGGCATCAACCACGACACCGTCGCACCCGAAGACCGCATCGTGACGGCGGCATCCTGCACCACCAACGCCATCACCCCTGTACTCAAGGTGCTCGACGACGCCTACGGGATCCGTCACGGCCATGTCGAGACGGTGCACTCGTACACGAACGACCAGAACCTCATCGACAACCTGCACAAGGGAAGTCGCCGAGGTCGTGCCGCGGCGCTCAACATGGTGCTCACGGAGACGGGAGCAGCGAAGGCGGTCGCGAAGGCGCTGCCGCAGCTCGAGGGCAAGCTCACCGGCAACGCGATCCGCGTTCCCACGCCCGACGTGTCGATGGCGATCCTCAACCTGGACCTCGCGCGCGACGTGGACCGCGATCAGGTCAACGACCTGCTGCGCGAGCAGTCGCTGCACGGGCCTCTTCGCACGCAGATCGACTACGTCGCCTCCGATGAGATCGTCTCGAGCGACTTCGTCGGCAACAACCGGGCGGGAATCGTGGATGGCCTCGCGACGATCGCGACCGGCAACCACCTCGTCGTATACGTCTGGTACGACAACGAGTACGGCTACTCGTCGCAGGTGGTCCGTCTGCTCGAGCTCATGGCGGCGCAGCCGTCGAGCTGA
- a CDS encoding helix-turn-helix transcriptional regulator, translated as MSAPTDQIEDSETLDRVFSALADPTRRALLARLAQGQTTVGELAEPFDITFAAVSKHVRVLEQAGLVTRSREGQYRPARLEGRPLRIAATWIGGYAQFWSDSLDAMGARLGRVQSTQEPQSPQERRPS; from the coding sequence ATGTCGGCTCCCACGGACCAGATCGAGGACAGTGAGACCCTCGACCGCGTCTTCTCCGCACTCGCTGATCCCACGAGGCGCGCGCTCCTGGCTCGACTCGCCCAGGGGCAGACGACCGTGGGGGAGCTCGCCGAGCCCTTCGACATCACCTTCGCCGCGGTCTCCAAGCACGTGCGCGTGCTCGAACAGGCAGGACTCGTCACCCGCAGCCGCGAGGGTCAGTATCGGCCCGCTCGACTTGAGGGACGCCCGCTGCGGATCGCCGCGACATGGATCGGCGGCTACGCGCAGTTCTGGTCCGACAGTCTCGATGCGATGGGCGCCCGCCTCGGTCGAGTGCAGAGCACCCAGGAACCGCAGAGCCCCCAGGAAAGGCGGCCGTCATGA
- a CDS encoding SRPBCC domain-containing protein has protein sequence MNESTISEAGFTVSRTFDAPRELVWRLWTEPEHFSVWFGTAAVDVPLETLSLDVRVGGQLRAAMQLPSGDLIHWEGEYREVDPPSRLVFTLTDVPGTDPGDPIVAEFAEVEGGTRVTLFQPRHGFTDEQIQATILGYGSFFDAMETILTDLH, from the coding sequence ATGAACGAATCGACCATCTCCGAAGCTGGCTTCACCGTCAGCCGAACATTCGATGCCCCGCGCGAGCTCGTCTGGCGGCTGTGGACCGAGCCGGAGCACTTCTCCGTCTGGTTCGGCACCGCCGCCGTCGACGTTCCCCTCGAGACCTTGTCGCTCGACGTGCGCGTCGGCGGCCAGCTGCGTGCCGCGATGCAGCTTCCGAGCGGCGACCTCATCCACTGGGAGGGGGAGTATCGCGAGGTCGACCCGCCGTCGCGCCTCGTCTTCACGCTCACCGATGTGCCGGGCACGGATCCGGGAGACCCCATCGTCGCGGAGTTCGCCGAGGTCGAGGGCGGAACGCGCGTGACCCTGTTCCAGCCGCGTCACGGCTTCACCGACGAGCAGATCCAGGCGACGATCCTGGGCTACGGCTCGTTCTTCGACGCGATGGAGACCATCCTCACCGACCTCCACTGA
- a CDS encoding ASCH domain-containing protein, whose protein sequence is MPDERIVRFWADARAVHPELPEQLPEAWAFGATPEHADGLLELVLAGIKTGTASSVWDYEHTGESLPQEGEHSILLDGRGAPRAVIVTTSIEVVPFDEVTEEHAAAEGEGDRTLAAWRDIHERYWSNHSESPRGYAADMPVLCERFRVVHVADAPAD, encoded by the coding sequence CTGCCCGACGAGCGGATCGTCCGATTCTGGGCGGACGCGCGCGCCGTGCACCCGGAGCTGCCTGAGCAGCTGCCCGAGGCGTGGGCGTTCGGCGCAACGCCCGAGCACGCCGACGGGCTCCTGGAGCTCGTTCTCGCAGGCATCAAGACCGGCACCGCCTCGTCGGTGTGGGACTACGAGCACACGGGCGAGTCTCTGCCGCAGGAGGGCGAACACAGCATCCTGCTCGACGGGCGGGGTGCACCGCGCGCGGTCATCGTGACGACCTCGATCGAGGTCGTGCCGTTCGACGAGGTGACGGAGGAGCACGCCGCGGCAGAGGGCGAAGGCGACCGCACTCTGGCCGCCTGGCGCGACATCCACGAGCGCTACTGGTCGAACCACTCCGAGAGTCCGCGCGGCTACGCCGCGGACATGCCTGTGCTGTGCGAGCGCTTCCGTGTCGTGCATGTCGCAGATGCACCCGCGGACTGA
- a CDS encoding SDR family NAD(P)-dependent oxidoreductase, with translation MNDPQPTSAIDPHDLEVTLRVLSTLHTIDNEHPDFLAVRQATAHMFKEVKRERRRERKAAILDHERAVIAQTATGAPDRIDDETRGVPISGTATAEVAGVLLKPRPCYICKQDYTVVDAFYHQLCPSCAAMSHAKRDARTDLTGKRALLTGGRAKIGMYIALRLLRDGAHTTITTRFPRDAVRRFTSLPDSHEWIDRLRIVGIDLRDPAQVIGLAESVAAQGPLDILINNAAQTVRRSPGAYQPLVEAELAPLPDGPLPELETFGHTMDPHPLALAQSVSSHPILAAAAAKAETLTELALTAGSSSLERLAAGTAIDAGGLVPDLADTNSWVQSVDQVDPLEMLEVQLANETAPFILISKLRASLAASPARRTYIVNVSAMEGVFGRGYKGPGHPHTNMAKASVNMLTRTSAREMFESDGILMTSVDTGWITDERPHPTKVRLAEEGFHAPLDLVDGAARVYDPIVRGEAGEDLFGVFLKDYAPGQW, from the coding sequence GTGAACGACCCGCAGCCGACGAGCGCCATCGACCCGCACGACCTCGAAGTGACTCTGCGTGTGCTGTCCACCCTGCACACGATCGACAACGAGCACCCCGACTTCCTCGCCGTGCGCCAGGCGACCGCGCACATGTTCAAGGAGGTCAAGCGCGAGCGCCGTCGCGAGCGCAAGGCCGCCATCCTCGACCACGAGCGCGCCGTGATCGCGCAGACGGCGACGGGTGCGCCCGACCGCATCGACGACGAGACGCGTGGAGTCCCGATCTCGGGGACCGCGACCGCAGAGGTCGCTGGCGTTCTGCTGAAGCCCCGCCCCTGCTACATCTGCAAGCAGGACTACACCGTCGTCGACGCCTTCTACCACCAGCTGTGCCCGAGCTGCGCGGCGATGAGCCACGCGAAGCGCGACGCCCGCACCGACCTCACCGGCAAGCGCGCGCTGCTGACGGGCGGTCGCGCGAAGATCGGCATGTACATCGCGCTGCGTCTGCTGCGTGATGGTGCGCACACCACCATCACGACCCGCTTCCCTCGGGATGCCGTTCGCCGCTTCACGAGCCTTCCCGACTCGCACGAGTGGATCGACCGCCTGCGCATCGTCGGCATCGATCTGCGCGACCCGGCGCAGGTCATCGGACTCGCCGAGTCGGTCGCCGCGCAGGGGCCGCTCGACATCCTCATCAACAACGCCGCACAGACCGTGCGTCGCTCCCCCGGCGCCTACCAGCCTCTCGTCGAGGCCGAGCTCGCGCCTCTGCCCGACGGCCCGCTTCCGGAGCTCGAGACGTTCGGCCACACGATGGATCCGCATCCGCTCGCGCTTGCCCAGTCCGTGTCGTCGCACCCGATCCTCGCTGCCGCTGCCGCGAAGGCCGAGACGCTGACCGAGCTCGCACTCACGGCGGGATCATCGTCACTCGAACGCCTCGCCGCGGGCACCGCGATCGACGCCGGCGGGCTCGTGCCCGACCTCGCCGACACGAACTCCTGGGTGCAGAGCGTCGACCAGGTCGACCCGCTCGAGATGCTCGAGGTGCAGCTCGCCAACGAGACCGCGCCGTTCATCCTCATCTCGAAGCTCCGCGCCTCGCTCGCCGCGTCGCCTGCGCGCCGCACCTACATCGTGAATGTGAGCGCCATGGAGGGCGTGTTCGGGCGCGGCTACAAGGGCCCCGGCCACCCCCACACCAATATGGCCAAGGCCAGCGTCAACATGCTCACCCGCACGAGCGCACGCGAGATGTTCGAGAGCGACGGCATCCTCATGACGAGCGTCGACACCGGATGGATCACCGACGAGCGCCCGCACCCCACCAAGGTGCGTCTCGCCGAGGAGGGCTTCCACGCTCCCCTCGACCTCGTCGACGGCGCCGCCCGCGTGTACGACCCGATCGTGCGCGGCGAGGCGGGCGAAGACCTCTTCGGCGTCTTCCTCAAGGACTACGCACCGGGACAGTGGTGA
- a CDS encoding D-arabinono-1,4-lactone oxidase, with amino-acid sequence MLNWAGNVRFGAAGSVTVPTVADLQHRIATRTQGVRPIGTAHSFSTVADGPPTSTFLRLLSSAESELRVATDRRSVRIPAARTYGEIAPLLEAEGLALANLASLPHISVGGSVSTGSHGSGASLGSLATAVRAIELVNGRGELVTLRRGDPDFAGAVVSLGALGVFTHLELDVEPTFDIAQRVYLGLPLDGVLENFTEVTSLGYSVSLFTTWSDADIVDQLWLKRRVDRDPEPPADVLGALPARVPMHPIGEGDTAACTPQLDEPGPWHTRLPHFRLEHTPSLGVEIQSEYLVPLAQAEEALREVRSLAHVIAPHLLVCEIRRIAPDDLWLSGAYGTDAVGIHFTWRRRPAQLAKLLPMLEERLLPRGARPHWGKQFVADRAQLAALYPRFDDFRALAERFDPYRLFRNGFLAEKVGLPGR; translated from the coding sequence TTGCTCAACTGGGCGGGGAACGTGCGGTTCGGCGCCGCGGGTTCGGTGACGGTGCCGACCGTCGCGGATCTGCAGCACCGGATCGCGACGCGGACGCAGGGCGTCCGCCCCATCGGCACCGCGCATTCCTTCTCGACGGTCGCCGACGGCCCACCCACGAGCACCTTCCTGCGACTGCTCAGCTCGGCAGAGAGCGAGCTGAGGGTCGCCACGGACCGTCGCAGTGTGCGCATCCCTGCGGCACGCACGTACGGCGAGATCGCCCCGCTCCTCGAAGCCGAGGGCCTCGCGCTCGCCAACCTGGCTTCCCTCCCCCATATCTCCGTCGGCGGCTCCGTCTCCACGGGCAGTCATGGCTCCGGCGCATCGCTCGGCTCACTCGCGACCGCCGTGCGCGCGATCGAACTCGTGAACGGGCGCGGCGAGCTCGTCACGCTGCGGCGCGGAGACCCCGACTTCGCGGGCGCTGTCGTCTCGCTCGGGGCACTCGGGGTCTTCACCCACCTCGAGCTCGACGTCGAGCCGACGTTCGACATCGCACAGCGCGTCTACCTCGGCCTGCCGCTCGACGGTGTGCTCGAGAACTTCACCGAGGTCACCTCGCTCGGCTACAGCGTGAGCCTCTTCACGACCTGGAGCGATGCGGATATCGTCGATCAGCTGTGGCTGAAGCGCCGCGTCGACCGCGACCCCGAGCCGCCCGCTGACGTACTCGGAGCTCTCCCCGCCCGCGTTCCGATGCACCCGATCGGCGAAGGCGACACCGCCGCCTGCACCCCGCAGCTCGACGAACCCGGGCCGTGGCACACCCGGCTCCCCCACTTCCGACTCGAGCACACACCCTCGCTCGGCGTCGAGATCCAGAGCGAGTACCTCGTGCCGCTCGCGCAGGCGGAGGAGGCGCTGCGCGAGGTGCGCAGCCTGGCGCACGTCATCGCTCCTCACCTGCTCGTGTGCGAGATCCGCCGAATCGCCCCCGATGATCTGTGGCTCTCGGGCGCGTACGGCACGGATGCCGTCGGCATCCACTTCACCTGGCGTCGCCGCCCCGCACAGCTCGCGAAGCTGCTGCCGATGCTCGAAGAGCGTCTGCTGCCACGTGGCGCGCGCCCGCACTGGGGCAAGCAGTTCGTCGCCGATCGCGCGCAGCTGGCCGCGCTGTATCCGCGGTTCGACGACTTCCGCGCCCTCGCCGAGCGCTTCGACCCATACCGGCTGTTCCGCAACGGCTTCCTCGCGGAGAAGGTGGGTCTTCCCGGGCGCTAG
- a CDS encoding SUMF1/EgtB/PvdO family nonheme iron enzyme, with translation MTHIGGGSVELHDARRGLRRVVELEPFEMGVYPVTEAQVAELLGETARHPRRPAVDVSWLRAIRFCNAASEWDGLDPAYSFDGELVTWHVDADGYRLPTEAEWEFACRAGSTGAHYGPLAEVAWTAADGVTSPQDVGGKHPNLNGLFDTLGNVWEWCWDLLDPGRYDDYRVFRGGGYADDAWSARAGARRGGAPRTHQDDVGFRVARGGFDAVDAAQGWSARVDRERALIDGPLPPGWTPMR, from the coding sequence ATGACGCACATCGGCGGCGGCTCCGTCGAGCTGCACGACGCGCGGCGGGGGCTCAGGCGCGTCGTCGAGCTCGAGCCGTTCGAGATGGGTGTCTACCCGGTGACCGAAGCGCAGGTCGCCGAGCTGCTGGGGGAGACCGCTCGGCACCCGCGTCGCCCCGCCGTCGACGTGAGCTGGCTGCGCGCCATCCGCTTCTGCAACGCCGCGTCGGAATGGGACGGACTCGACCCGGCATACAGCTTCGACGGTGAGCTCGTCACGTGGCATGTCGATGCCGACGGCTACCGGCTGCCCACCGAGGCTGAGTGGGAGTTCGCGTGCCGCGCCGGATCGACCGGGGCGCATTACGGCCCGCTCGCCGAGGTCGCCTGGACGGCGGCCGACGGCGTCACGAGCCCTCAGGACGTCGGCGGCAAGCATCCGAACCTCAATGGCCTCTTCGACACCCTCGGGAACGTCTGGGAGTGGTGCTGGGACCTGCTCGACCCGGGCCGTTACGACGACTATCGGGTGTTCCGGGGCGGCGGCTACGCGGACGACGCGTGGAGTGCGCGCGCGGGCGCACGTCGCGGCGGCGCACCGCGGACGCACCAGGACGATGTCGGATTCCGGGTGGCGCGCGGCGGCTTCGACGCCGTCGATGCCGCCCAGGGGTGGTCGGCGCGCGTGGACCGCGAGCGCGCACTCATCGACGGCCCGCTGCCGCCGGGGTGGACTCCGATGCGCTGA
- the nadE gene encoding ammonia-dependent NAD(+) synthetase, which produces MTTQREIIAALGVTPQIDPAAEIERRRDFLVEYLGATGAKGFVLGISGGQDSSLAGKLAQLAVEKVRADGGAATFTAVRLPYRVQADEADAQLALDFIQPDVSLVFDIAGGVDGIAAEYERSAGEPLRDYTKGNVKARMRMVAQYAIAGERGALVIGTDHAAEAVTGFFTKFGDGGSDVLPLSGLTKRQGRALLIALDAPARLYEKTPTADLLDDKPGQADEHELDMEYEQIDDFLEGREIDPVAAAELQDRYRMTAHKRTVPVGPDDTWWRTD; this is translated from the coding sequence ATGACGACGCAGCGTGAGATCATCGCCGCACTGGGCGTGACACCCCAGATCGACCCGGCCGCCGAGATCGAGCGGCGTCGCGACTTCCTCGTGGAGTATCTGGGCGCGACGGGGGCGAAGGGCTTCGTGCTCGGCATCTCCGGCGGGCAGGATTCGAGCCTCGCGGGCAAGCTCGCGCAGCTCGCCGTCGAGAAGGTGCGCGCCGACGGGGGAGCGGCCACGTTCACAGCCGTGCGTCTGCCGTACCGCGTGCAGGCGGATGAGGCTGACGCCCAGCTCGCCCTCGACTTCATCCAGCCGGATGTCTCGCTCGTGTTCGACATCGCCGGTGGCGTCGACGGCATCGCCGCGGAGTACGAGCGCAGTGCGGGCGAACCGCTGCGCGACTACACGAAGGGCAATGTGAAGGCGCGCATGCGCATGGTCGCGCAGTACGCGATCGCCGGCGAGAGAGGGGCGCTCGTCATCGGCACCGACCATGCCGCCGAAGCGGTCACCGGCTTCTTCACGAAGTTCGGCGATGGGGGATCGGATGTGCTCCCGCTGAGCGGACTCACCAAGCGCCAGGGGCGCGCCCTGCTGATCGCGCTCGACGCGCCGGCGCGCCTGTACGAGAAGACGCCCACAGCCGACCTGCTCGACGACAAGCCCGGCCAGGCCGACGAGCACGAGCTCGACATGGAGTACGAGCAGATCGACGACTTCCTCGAGGGGCGCGAGATCGATCCGGTGGCTGCTGCCGAACTCCAAGACCGCTACCGGATGACCGCCCACAAGCGCACGGTGCCCGTCGGTCCCGACGACACCTGGTGGCGCACGGACTGA
- a CDS encoding heme-degrading domain-containing protein, whose product MAHPDAVHRDRIDREERELSFATFAPDDAWRLGSTIREFAVERGLAVTIDVHLGEQQVFHAALAGTSADNDDWIARKIRTVRRFARPSMAIELDEGIDWLDGAVFARAGGCVPIRVNGAMVGTATVSGLSSIDDHDLVIEGLRALHD is encoded by the coding sequence ATGGCGCACCCCGACGCCGTTCACCGCGACCGCATCGACCGCGAGGAGCGGGAACTCTCGTTCGCGACGTTCGCCCCCGACGACGCGTGGCGGCTGGGCTCGACGATCCGTGAGTTCGCTGTCGAGCGCGGGCTCGCCGTGACGATCGACGTGCACCTGGGGGAGCAGCAGGTGTTTCACGCCGCCCTCGCCGGCACCTCCGCCGACAACGATGACTGGATCGCCCGCAAGATCCGCACCGTGCGACGCTTCGCTCGCCCGAGCATGGCGATCGAACTCGATGAGGGGATCGACTGGCTCGACGGCGCCGTCTTCGCTCGCGCGGGAGGCTGTGTGCCGATCCGCGTGAACGGCGCGATGGTCGGCACGGCGACGGTCTCGGGGCTCTCGAGCATCGACGACCACGACCTCGTCATCGAGGGTCTGCGCGCTCTTCACGACTGA
- a CDS encoding NUDIX hydrolase has protein sequence MTSTHRHRPVSRVLVFDREGRTLLFLTTAPDSSGVARWLTPGGGVDPGESHADAARRELFEETGLVATDLGEPVWAHDYDVEWDSADHDSGHAEFYRLVTDRFEPSTDHWTDDERVDVLQHRWWSLDELLAENPRFEPAELVELVRAHAPHPEA, from the coding sequence ATGACGAGCACGCATCGGCACCGTCCGGTGTCACGCGTGCTCGTCTTCGACCGCGAGGGACGCACGCTGCTGTTCCTCACGACGGCTCCGGATTCGTCAGGCGTCGCGCGCTGGCTGACACCCGGCGGGGGAGTCGACCCGGGGGAGTCTCATGCTGACGCCGCTCGCCGTGAGCTCTTCGAGGAGACCGGGCTCGTGGCGACGGATCTCGGTGAGCCGGTGTGGGCCCACGACTACGACGTCGAGTGGGACAGCGCCGACCACGATTCCGGCCACGCCGAGTTCTACCGACTCGTGACCGACCGCTTCGAGCCGTCGACCGACCATTGGACGGACGACGAGCGCGTCGACGTGCTGCAGCACCGGTGGTGGAGCCTCGACGAGCTCCTCGCCGAGAACCCCCGATTCGAACCCGCCGAGCTCGTCGAGCTCGTGCGCGCCCACGCGCCTCACCCTGAGGCCTGA
- a CDS encoding SDR family oxidoreductase produces the protein MNDVLPTDSLRGLRVLITGSSRGIGADTARYLAAAGAKVVINYRNKEARALKVVEGIEAAGGEAIAVGADLTDPASVAAMFATVREAWGGLDIVVLNASGGMEQGMGEDYAMRLNRDAQVNVLDAAVPLLHAGSRVVFVTSHQAHFIKTVPTMPEYEAVALSKRAGEDALRARIPELEAAGIGFVVVSGDMIEGTITATLLERTNPGAIASRREAAGKLYNVSEFAAEVARAAIEEIPADNTRYIGDVSYFTGYAG, from the coding sequence GTGAATGACGTTCTCCCCACTGACTCGCTGCGCGGCCTCCGCGTGCTCATCACCGGCTCTTCTCGCGGCATCGGCGCCGACACCGCGCGCTACCTCGCCGCCGCTGGCGCCAAGGTCGTCATCAACTACCGCAACAAGGAAGCGCGCGCCCTCAAGGTCGTCGAGGGCATCGAAGCCGCTGGCGGCGAGGCGATCGCCGTCGGCGCCGACCTCACCGATCCGGCATCGGTCGCGGCGATGTTCGCCACCGTGCGCGAGGCGTGGGGCGGGCTCGACATCGTCGTGCTCAACGCCTCCGGCGGGATGGAGCAGGGGATGGGCGAGGACTACGCGATGCGCCTCAACCGCGACGCGCAGGTCAACGTGCTCGACGCAGCCGTGCCGCTGCTGCACGCGGGGTCGCGCGTCGTCTTCGTGACGAGCCACCAGGCGCACTTCATCAAGACCGTCCCGACGATGCCCGAGTACGAGGCTGTCGCCCTCAGCAAGCGCGCGGGCGAGGACGCCCTCCGCGCGCGCATCCCCGAGTTGGAGGCCGCGGGCATCGGATTCGTCGTCGTCTCCGGCGACATGATCGAGGGCACCATCACGGCGACCCTGCTCGAGCGCACCAACCCGGGCGCCATCGCGTCGCGTCGCGAGGCCGCGGGCAAGCTGTACAACGTGTCCGAGTTCGCCGCCGAGGTCGCACGCGCCGCGATCGAGGAGATCCCGGCCGACAACACGCGCTACATCGGCGACGTGTCGTACTTCACCGGATACGCGGGCTGA
- a CDS encoding glycerophosphodiester phosphodiesterase family protein produces the protein MPRRDDADAGFLRLPTPRVLAHRGLAAHAPENTLLAFLHAVNAGARYIETDVNGSADGLAIVSHDADLKRVAGRDVRVAQLTAAELRRVPLGEGQSFCSLAEALDAFPETRFNIDVKSQDAIPGVVKAVTDLRAVDRVLISSFSTSRRRAVVDQLPGVATSISASGALPAVHAARAGSTGLLRRILAGVDAVQLPETVAGARVVTPRAIRTFHAVGVEMHIWTVNDPDDMTRLLDAGVDGLVTDRADLALPLVERRRHPNR, from the coding sequence ATGCCACGTCGTGACGATGCTGATGCCGGATTCCTGAGGCTTCCCACCCCGCGGGTGCTGGCCCACCGAGGCCTCGCTGCCCATGCGCCTGAGAACACGCTGCTCGCGTTCCTGCATGCGGTGAACGCGGGCGCGCGCTACATCGAGACCGACGTCAACGGCTCGGCCGACGGGCTGGCCATCGTGAGCCACGACGCCGATCTGAAGCGGGTCGCGGGACGCGATGTGCGGGTCGCGCAGCTCACCGCGGCGGAGCTGCGGCGTGTTCCGCTCGGTGAGGGTCAGAGCTTCTGCTCCCTCGCCGAGGCGCTCGACGCGTTCCCCGAGACACGGTTCAACATCGACGTGAAATCGCAGGACGCCATCCCCGGTGTCGTGAAGGCCGTCACCGATCTGCGGGCGGTGGATCGCGTCCTCATCAGCTCGTTCTCGACGTCGCGCCGCCGTGCGGTCGTGGATCAGCTCCCCGGGGTCGCGACGTCGATCTCGGCGAGCGGCGCACTGCCCGCGGTGCACGCGGCGCGCGCGGGCTCGACGGGCCTGCTGCGCCGCATCCTGGCGGGTGTGGACGCCGTTCAGCTGCCGGAGACCGTCGCAGGTGCGCGCGTGGTGACTCCCCGCGCGATTCGGACCTTCCACGCCGTCGGCGTCGAGATGCACATCTGGACCGTGAACGATCCGGACGACATGACCCGGCTTCTCGACGCAGGTGTCGACGGGCTCGTCACCGACCGCGCCGACCTCGCACTCCCCCTCGTCGAGCGGCGGCGTCACCCGAATAGGTGA
- a CDS encoding RNA polymerase-binding protein RbpA has product MADRSLRGMRLGAQSMQSEEGVEFSPRKKAVYRSEDGTTFEVIFAAEADVPDTWESPRTGLEGRLVGEDGNLVESVEAETKAARTHWDMLLERRTRAELEEILQERLEYLRARRGEGSKSSKTA; this is encoded by the coding sequence ATGGCGGATCGTAGTTTGCGCGGAATGCGACTCGGAGCTCAGAGCATGCAGAGCGAAGAGGGAGTCGAGTTCTCGCCCCGCAAGAAGGCGGTGTACCGCTCGGAAGACGGGACCACTTTCGAGGTGATTTTCGCTGCCGAGGCCGACGTGCCCGACACGTGGGAATCGCCCCGAACGGGGCTCGAAGGACGACTGGTCGGTGAAGACGGAAATCTCGTAGAATCCGTGGAGGCCGAGACCAAGGCCGCCCGCACCCACTGGGACATGCTGCTCGAGCGCCGCACGCGCGCCGAGCTCGAGGAGATCCTGCAGGAGCGCCTCGAGTACCTGCGTGCTCGTCGCGGCGAAGGCTCCAAGAGCTCGAAGACCGCTTAG